Within the Paenibacillus sp. AN1007 genome, the region GATGCAGGAGTTATTCGCTTAAAACCGGCTGGTGTCCTGCAGCAGCTGGCTCAGAAGGTGAGTGTACCGCTTGTGAATGCGGGAGATGGCAATAATGAACATCCAACGCAGGCGCTCCTTGATCTCTACACGATGCGAAAGGCGTTTGGTGAACTGAAAGGTCTGCGTGTCTCCATCATCGGAGATATTCTGCACAGCCGGGTAGCGCGCTCCAACTTGTGGGCGCTGCAAAAATTCGGTGCGGATGTACGCTTCTGTGCTCCGCCAACGATGCAGGCGCCTGAACTCGCACAGTATGCACCTTATGTAGGTCTTGAAGAAGCGCTGGACGCTGATGTAGTCATGATGCTCCGGGTTCAACTGGAACGTCATCAGCATGGCCTGATCACTTCAGCTGAGGATTATCGCGAACACTACGGATTGACGGAAGAACGGGCGTCACGCCTGAAGCCAAATACGATTATTATGCACCCTGCCCCTGTAAATCGTAACGTTGAAGTGGACGATGCGGTTGTCGAGAGCAAAGCATCACGAATTTTCCCTCAGATGGCCAACGGTGTTCCGATCCGCATGGCGGTGATGGAACGTGCGGTGAAGCTGTAACAGGGTCTAGCATAGAGTCATAGGCTGACTAGGGCAGTGTTCTTATAGAGCAACGAACAGAGTAGACGATAAATCAATCATCCGGTGGATTCCAATCTCTGGACAGAACCGAAGTGGAGGTCAATTATGGTACAGGTGATAAAGAACGCAAACGTCTTGAGTCAACAAGGGGAACTTGAACGGAAAACCATTCTTATAGAAGAAGGTAAAATTAAAACGATCGCTGGCCCGGAAGATGAAATTGTACGGAACGCCGAGAAGTCAGCGCAAAGTATAACGGATGCATCAGGCAAACTGGTCATTCCTGGATTAATCGACATGCACGTACATTTGCGCGAGCCTGGATTCGAACATAAAGAAACGATCGAAACAGGGGCTCGTTCTGCGGCACAAGGTGGTTTTACAACGATTGCCTGCATGCCGAATACAAGACCGGTAACCGACACAGCTGAGGTTGTTGAACTGGTATTGAACAAAGCGAAGGAAGCAGATCTGGTTAAAGTGCTGCCGTATGCAGCGATCACCAAAAACGAACTGGGCCGCGAACTGACCGACTTTGCTGCATTAAAGGCAGCGGGAGCGATCGGTTTCACGGATGACGGTGTAGGTGTACAGAACGCGCAGATGATGAAGGACGCTATGAGCCTTGCAGCCAGCATGGATATGCCGGTGATTGCTCACTGTGAGGATGATTCCCTGGTGGTTGGCGGATATGTCACCGAAGGTGAGTTCTCCAAACGTCATGGCATCAAAGGTATTCCGAACGAATCTGAAGCCATTCACGTAGGTCGGGACATTCTGCTGGCAGAAGCAACGGGAGTACACTACCATGTGTGTCACGTCAGCACAGAACAATCCGTTCGCCTGATACGCCTGGCGAAATCGATCGGTATCAAGGTGACTGCAGAGGTATGTCCGCACCACCTGGTGCTGTCCGATGAAGATATTCCGGGCATGGACGCGAATTGGAAAATGAACCCGCCGCTGCGCTCACCACGTGATGTGCAGGCATGTATTGAAGGATTGCTGGACGGAACGCTCGATATGATCGTAACCGACCATGCCCCGCACAGCGAAGAAGAGAAAGCAAAAGGCATGGAACTGGCGCCATTCGGTATCGTTGGGTTCGAAACAGCCTTCCCGCTGCTGTACACGAAGTTTGTTGAAACAGGGTTGTGGACCTTGGACTTCCTGGTCAAACGCATGACGGCTGATCCAGCCCGTGTATTCCGATTGAATACCGGCAGGCTGGAAGCAGGAGCACCTGCCGATCTGACGATGATTGATCTGAACGAGGAAAAAGCTGTTGACCCGGCGAGGTTCGCAACGAAAGGCAGAAACACACCGTTCACAGGCTGGAAGCTGAAAGGCTGGCCGGTACAAACATGGGTGGATGGCAAAAGCGTGTGGAATAACACGTTACAGCAATAAAACAGCACCATGCTGACGTAATACATCATTAAATATGTACATCAGTACTCATAACATACAATTTTCCTTGAAATATCAGAGTAACAGTAATTTCTTTTCTTTAAACAAACTCAAGGCAAGTCATGCCGAGAGCCCAACATACAAAACAAACATAGTTAAATGTACTTTTTTGAACTTTGAGCACCACCTTAGCTGCGAAGTGGACAGAAAGGACCCGAAGAAGCGAAGCGCGCGCCTTTATCACCGGATTACACCATTTAAAAAATGGAACCAAAGTAATCCGGGGATAACAGCGATCGCAGGGTTTTCTGTCCACGAAGTCCCACGCTAACGTAACTCCACGTTCAACCCAAGGCCATTTAACTTTGATAAACACAGAGGGAGTGAGATGGGATGCAGGGACAGGCAAGATTATTGTTGGAAGACGGCACGCTGTTCACCGGAAAAGCGTTTGGTGCGGAAGGTGAAACGACAGGAGAGGTCGTTTTTAATACGGGAATTACAGGCTATCAAGAGGTGCTTTCAGACCCTTCGTACTGCGGCCAGATCGTTACGATGACGTATCCGCTGATTGGTAACTACGGAATCACACGGGATGACTTTGAGTCGATCCGTCCATACGTGCACGGTTTCGTGGTAAGACGCCATGAGCCAACGCCGAGCAACTGGCGTGCGGAGTACAGCGTGGATAATCTGCTGAAAGAATACGGCATCGTAGGGATCAGCGAGATTGATACACGGATGCTGACGCGCCGGATTCGTCACCATGGCACAATGAAGGGAATTCTCACAACAGGATCGAAACCTGTCGAAGAACTGCTGGAGATGATGGGAGACACTACGATTGAGCAATTGCGCAACCAGGTGCCAATGACGTCTACAGAGCATGTATACAACAGCCCGGGAACAGCAGAACGTATCGTACTGGTCGACTACGGTGCAAAAACAGGAATTTTGCGTGAACTGAGCAAACGTAACTGTGACGTTGTTGTCGTACCTCATGACGTAACGGCTGACGAGATTCGCCGCCTGAACCCGGATGGCATTCAATTGTCCAACGGCCCTGGGGACCCGAAAGACGTACCACATGCGGTGAACATGATCAGTGAACTGCTCGGCGAATACCCGATCTTCGGTATCTGTCTGGGTCATCAATTGTTCGCTCTGGCAGCTGGTGCAGACACGGAAAAACTCAAGTTCGGACACCGCGGTGGTAATCACCCGGTTAAAGAACTGGAGAGCGGACGCTGTTTCATCACATCCCAGAACCACGGTTACACCGTAAATGAAGAATCTGTGAAAAGTACGGATCTTGAAGTTACACATATCAACAATAATGACAAGACCATCGAAGGTCTGAAACATAAAACGTATCCTGCCTTCTCCGTACAGTATCACCCGGAAGCAGCGCCAGGACCTTATGACAACAGCTACCTGTTTGACCGTTTCATTGAGATGATCCGCGAACACAAGATCACTAACCCGCAAAAGCCGCGTCAAGCCGTATTGGCAGCCGCAGTGAAAGGAGCGCAATAACATGCCGATTAACAAAGATCTCAAAAAAATCCTGGTGATTGGTTCCGGTCCAATCGTCATCGGTCAAGCGGCTGAGTTCGACTATGCCGGTACGCAAGCCTGCCAGGCCCTGAAAGAAGAAGGCGTGGAAGTTGTACTCATTAACAGCAACCCTGCGACAATCATGACAGATACAAATATGGCTGATAAAGTTTACATCGAGCCGATTACGCTTGATTTTGTAACGCAAATTATTCGTCAGGAGCGTCCGGACGGCCTGCTGCCAACGTTGGGTGGTCAAACGGGTCTCAACATGGCTGTAGAACTTGCACGGGCGGGCGTGCTTGAGCGTGAAAACGTAAAATTGCTCGGCACACAGCTTACTTCCATCGAAAAAGCGGAAGACCGTGATCTGTTCCGAGATCTGATGCGTGAACTGGAACAGCCGGTACCTGAGAGTGTCATCGTTACAACGCTGGAAGAATCCCTGCAGTTCGCTGGTGAGATCGGTTATCCGATCATCGTTCGTCCTGCCTACACCCTTGGCGGCACAGGCGGCGGTATCTGCGCGAATGAAGAAGAACTGCGTGAAACCGTAGCAGCCGGGCTTCGTTACAGCCCGATCGGTCAATGTCTGGTAGAGAAAAGCATCGCCGGCATGAAAGAAGTCGAGTACGAGGTTATGCGTGACAAGAACGATAACTGTATCGTGGTCTGCAACATGGAGAACTTTGACCCGGTAGGCGTTCATACAGGTGACAGTATCGTTGTGGCGCCAAGCCAAACGCTGTCTGACCGTGAATACCAAATGCTGCGCTCAGCTTCCTTGAAGATCATCCGTGCCCTGAACATCGAAGGTGGATGCAACGTGCAGTTCGCACTTGATCCGCACAGCTTCCAGTATTACGTCATTGAGGTGAACCCTCGGGTAAGCCGTTCATCAGCACTCGCTTCCAAAGCGACAGGTTATCCGATTGCGAAGATGGCTGCCAAAATCGCAATGGGTTACACACTGGATGAGATTGTTAACCCAGTTACAGGCCAAACCTATGCTTGCTTTGAACCTACCCTTGACTATATCGTTAGCAAAATTCCGCGCTGGCCGTTCGACAAGTTTACATCTGCGAACCGTAAGCTGGGTACACAGATGAAAGCAACAGGCGAAGTGATGGCGATCGGACGCACATTTGAAGAATCCATTCATAAAGCGGTTCGTTCCCTGGAGATCGGTGTACACCGTCTCTACCTTAAAGGTGCAGAAACGCTGGATGAAGAGACGCTGAACGAACGTCTCGTGAAAGCGGACGATGAGCGTATGTTCCTGATCGCAGAAGCATTCCGCAGAGGTTATACCCTGCAGCAGCTGCAGGACCTGACCAAGATTGACTGGTGGTTCCTGGACAAAATCGAAGGCATGATTCAGTTTGAGGATCGTATTCGCGAAGAAGCAGAATTGACTTCCGAAACGCTGTATCAGGCGAAACGCCTTGGTTTTACAGATCGTGCTATCGCAGAACTGCGTGCCGAAGGACAGCCTGGAGGTTCCTTGACTGCCGAATCCGAAGTCAGAGCACGCCGTGAAGAGGAGAATCTGCGCCCGGTATACAAAATGGTAGATACCTGTGCGGCGGAATTTGAGGCAACAACGCCTTACTACTACTCGACATATGAAACAGAGAATGAAGTCATCCCTTCCGACAAGAAAAAAGTCGTGGTGCTGGGTTCCGGTCCAATCCGGATCGGTCAAGGAATCGAGTTTGACTATTCCACAGTACACGCAGTATGGGCGCTGCAAAAAGCTGGTTATGAGGCCGTTATTATCAATAACAACCCGGAGACCGTATCGACGGACTTTAACACCTCTGACCGCCTGTACTTCGAACCGCTGTTCTTCGAGGATGTCATGAACGTTATTGAGCAGGAGCAGCCGGTCGGTGTTATCGTGCAGTTTGGTGGTCAAACAGCAATCAACCTGGCAGCACCGCTGCGCAATGCAGGAGTAACCATCCTCGGAACAGACCTGGAAAGCATCGATGAAGCAGAAGACCGCAAAAAGTTCGAGCGTCTGCTCTCCCGTCTGGAGATTGCACAGCCGAAAGGTAAAACGGTCACTTCCGTAGACGATGCTGTGGAAACGGCTCAATCACTTGGATACCCTGTACTGGTACGTCCCTCGTATGTTCTGGGCGGCCGTGCGATGGAAATTGTATACTCCGATGCGGAACTGCTGACTTATATGGAACAGGCAGTAAAAATCAATCCGGAGCATCCGGTTCTGATCGACCGTTATATGCTGGGTAAAGAGGTTGAGGTAGATGCGATCTGTGACGGTGAGACGGTACTGGTGCCGGGCATCATGGAGCATATCGAACGTGCAGGGGTGCACTCCGGTGACTCGATCGCGGTATATCCACCGCAGCATCTGTCTGCAGACCTGAAAGAGAAAATTGTAGAGATTACAATCAAAATTGCCAAGGAACTCAAAACGATCGGACTGGTGAACATCCAGTTTGTTATCCACGAGGGTCAGGTTTACGTCATCGAGGTGAACCCGCGTTCTTCCCGGACGGTTCCTTTCCTGAGCAAAGTAACCAATATTCCGATGGCAAACCTCGCTACACAAGCAATCCTGGGCGTAAAACTGAAAGACCTGGGTTATGTGGATGGACTTTGGCCTGAAACGGATCATGTGTCGGTAAAAGTACCTGTGTTCTCCTTTGCGAAGCTGCGCCGCGTGGAGCCTACCCTTGGACCTGAGATGAAATCCACAGGTGAGGTTATGGGACGTGATCCGAACTATGCGAAAGCCCTGTTTAAAGGTCTAATTGGAGCGGGAATGAAAATTCCGGCTACCGGGGCAATCGTTGTTACTGTAGCAGATAAAGATAAAGACGAGGCTGTACCTTTGCTTGAAGGTTTCTATAGACTGGGCTACAAAATCATGGCAACCGGCGGAACGGCAGCTGCGCTTCAAGCGGCGAACATTCCGGTAACCGTTGTGAACAAATTGAGCGAAGGCTCACCTAATATTCTCGATATGATCCGCAGCGGTGAAGCGAACTTTGTGTTCAACACCCTGACTAAGGGTAAAACGCCGCAGCGTGACGGATTCCGTATCCGCCGTGAAGCGGTTGAGAATGGTGTGGTATGTATGACTTCCCTGGATACGATTCGGGCGCTGCTGATCATGCTGCAGACGATCAATTTCTCCTCGGAGGCTATGCCGGCCTTTGTATAATGAATAGTCACTTGATGAAGGACATCAGTCAGCCTGCGGGCTGGCGGGATGTCCTTTATATCGGGCAAAAACCTCTAAAATGAGCACGCGGAAGGGGCGCTGGGTTATGAATCACCCGAATTTCAATGAAATGGCTGGACGTCTGATGGTTGCACTCGATTATCCGGGAGCAGAGGAGGCACAGAAACTGGTACGAGCGCTTGAGGGCATTCCTTGTTATCTCAAAGTGGGCATGCAGCTTTTCTATGCGGCAGGCCCGGACTTTATTCGGCAGCTGAAGGCGAAAGGATACTCCGTGTTTCTCGACGTGAAGATGCATGACATTCCAAACACGGTGCGCGGCGGAGCCGAAAGCATTACACGTCTTGGGGTGGACATGTTCAATGTGCACGCCGCGGGCGGATCCAGCATGATGCGTGCAGCACGTGAAGGCGCAGAAGCAGCACTTGCTGCCAACCCTTCGCTGGACAGACCCCAGATTATCGCTGTGACGCAGTTGACCAGCACGAGTGTTGAGACGATGAATAACGAGATCGGCATCCCTGGCGGTGTAGAGGAAGCTGTAGTTCGTTATGCCGGACTGGCCAAGGAGGCCGGGCTTGATGGCGTTGTGGCATCTCCACTGGAAGTGCCTGCGATCCGGGCAGCATGTGGTAGTGATTTTCACACGGTCACTCCAGGCATTCGTCCGGCAGGAAGTGGTCTTGGTGATCAGACACGTGTCCTGACACCCGGTGAAGCCATCAGCAGAGGCAGTCATTACATCGTTGTGGGCAGACCCATAACCGGTGCACAAAACCCGCGTGAAGCGGCAGAGACCATTTTGAAGGAGATGTTGAACGTATGATCGAACTCAGCCAAATTCCAAACCATATTGCTTCCCAGCTGCTAAAAATCAAAGCGGTGGCACTTCGTCCACAGCAGCCATTCACATGGACATCCGGCATCAAATCGCCAATCTATTGTGATAATCGGCTGACGATGTCTTATCCTGAGATCCGTAACGATATTGCCGAAGCGTTTGCCGCGATTATTCGTGACCAGTATCCAGATGCTGAAGTCATTGCAGGTACAGCAACCGCGGGTATTCCACACGCTGCATGGGTGGCTCAGAAGCTGAATCTGCCGATGGCTTATATCCGGGATAAAGCGAAAGGCCACGGCAAGGAGAATCTGATTGAAGGATTAATCAGCGAAGGACAAAAAGTAGTTGTGATTGAGGATTTGATTTCAACCGGAGGAAGTTCGATTAAAGCGGCAGAAGCTGTACGTGCAGCAGGGGCGACACCGCTCGCAGTTCTTGCCATTTTCAGCTATCAGCTGGATAAAGGCGTAAAAGCGTTCGAGGAAGCTGGAATCCCGCTGCAGACCCTGTCGAATTATACGGCGCTGATGGATGTTGCATTGGCTCAAGGTACCATTCAAGAGAGTGATTTTGCACTGCTGCAGTCGTGGCGTGAAGATCCTTCTTCATTTGGTAAATAATATCATTCATAGAATAATAGACTGCCGTTCGGTAAACGGTATCAAAATTGTAATGTTTGCCGTAATGACGGCAAAACGATCGAATTTCCAGAGGCATCCCGTATGTTGGGGTGCTTTTTTGTCATGTTCATCAAAATATTAACTTTTTCACACTGACGTTGTAAAAAGCTTGTAACTTTTAGTGGAGAGCAGTCGTTTATAATTCAGTGTAGGATGGAACAGATTTCTAGTTTTAGGGCGCATGAAGGAAATGCGCGGCATAACAAGAGAGGATGAGCGTGATTGCTGGCATGAAAAAGTTATTTTCAAGGAAAAGAACTGCCAAGAGCCAATCGGGTGATGAACGCGAACAGGAGCAACCTAAGCTGGAGAAAAGGGCTGCATTGGAAGAACCTTCGTACATAACGGAGCCCGAGCCTCTAAGCGCGGAAGCACTCACGCCAGATGAGGTATCTGCTATGGAGGAGTCTGCAGCGGCTGCAGCCATAGAGGAAACACCCCAGAAGACCAAAGATAAGCCGAGAAAGGAACTGCTGCCTCCGTATGATGGACCCGTGTTGGAAGTACGTAATGTTCATCGCAGCTTTCAGACAGGCAGTCGTATCATTCATGTGCTCAAAGGCATTGATATGGAAGTAAAGCCGCAGCAGCTTGTAATGCTGAAAGGACGGTCTGGATCAGGTAAAACAACACTGCTGAACATGCTGGGCGGACTTGACCAGCCTTCCAGCGGAGAGATTTTATTTTCCGGACAACCTCTTCAGGATTGGGGGGATCAGCGGCGAACCGCTTTGCGGCGCAGGGAGATTGGTTTTATTTTTCAGGCGTATGCACTTATGCCCTTATTGTCTGCATGGGAAAATGTAGAGCTTTCGCTCCGCATGGCGGATGTACCGCGATCGGAATGGAAAGAAAGAGTGGGTCATTGTCTGGATTTAGTTGGACTGACCAAACGGGTGAAGCACCGGCCTTTTGAAATGTCCGGGGGGAGCAGACGGGTGGCTATTGCCAAAGCCATTGCACACAGACCCCGTTTGCTGCTTGCGGATGAGCCAACGGCCGAGCTGGATTCCAAGATGGGCGCACAGGTTATGGCTGTGTTCCGCAATATCATTGAAGTAGAACAAGTAACGATATGTATGACTACACACGATCCTACAATTTTGGAGGTTGCGGACCATGTTTATGAAATGGCGGACGGCAGATTTCTCAAGTAAAGGTGCCGTTCGAAAGAAGGGGAAACGCGCAGCTTTTATTGTACTTGGTGCAGTACTCGCTGCCGCAATGTCAGGCTGTTCATTACTGCCGTCAGAGTCGGAGGAAGAAGTGCTTCCACCAATAACACCGCCAACGATCTCCAAAAAACCGGAATATGAGGTTCGTACAGAGACGCTGGAGAAAAAGGTGAGCGGCAGCGGCAAGATGATGAGTCAGCGTGAAGAAAAGGTTTATTTTACGTTGGATGGTATGCACATTCAGGAGTTGAATGTGAAAACGGGGGATAAAGTGAAGAAAGGACAGGTTCTCGCTGTCCTTGACGTAACAAGTGTGGAGAAGGAGATTCGCGGCAAACGGCTCCAGATTCGCAAATCGGAAGTACAGATGAAGGAAACGCTGCGCAAGAAGGATGAGATGGACCCGGTGGAGTTTGAAGAAGCGACAATCGCATTCGAAGAACTTCGTCAGGAGCTTGCTGATCTGGAAGAAAAGCTGGGACAATCCACGTTGACGGCTCCATTTGGCGGTACCGTTATTGCGGTTCAAGTGGAGAAGGGCGCAGCGGTCAAAGCGTATGATCCGATTGCGACTATTGCGGATACGTCCAACCTGGTCGTGGCAGCCACATTTGCCAAGGAGGATCTGGAGAAATTTACGTCTGGCATGAAGGCTGAGGTTGACATCAACGGTGCTGGCAAAGTAGCCGGTAAGATCAAAGCAATGCCTACCGCTAATGCTTCAAGTAACAATAGCGGCAATGGCTCAGGTCAGGGTGAAGGTGGCTCACCTCCGCCGAAGGAAACGCTGGATCAATATGTCCTTGTTACCTTGGCGAAGATGCCAAAAAATGTAGAACGCGGTACACCTTTAACGGTTTCGATCGTAACTCAGCGCACCGAGAACGCAATTGTCATTCCTGTATCCGCTCTGCGCTCCATCGGTTCCAGAAC harbors:
- the pyrF gene encoding orotidine-5'-phosphate decarboxylase, whose product is MNHPNFNEMAGRLMVALDYPGAEEAQKLVRALEGIPCYLKVGMQLFYAAGPDFIRQLKAKGYSVFLDVKMHDIPNTVRGGAESITRLGVDMFNVHAAGGSSMMRAAREGAEAALAANPSLDRPQIIAVTQLTSTSVETMNNEIGIPGGVEEAVVRYAGLAKEAGLDGVVASPLEVPAIRAACGSDFHTVTPGIRPAGSGLGDQTRVLTPGEAISRGSHYIVVGRPITGAQNPREAAETILKEMLNV
- a CDS encoding dihydroorotase, which translates into the protein MVQVIKNANVLSQQGELERKTILIEEGKIKTIAGPEDEIVRNAEKSAQSITDASGKLVIPGLIDMHVHLREPGFEHKETIETGARSAAQGGFTTIACMPNTRPVTDTAEVVELVLNKAKEADLVKVLPYAAITKNELGRELTDFAALKAAGAIGFTDDGVGVQNAQMMKDAMSLAASMDMPVIAHCEDDSLVVGGYVTEGEFSKRHGIKGIPNESEAIHVGRDILLAEATGVHYHVCHVSTEQSVRLIRLAKSIGIKVTAEVCPHHLVLSDEDIPGMDANWKMNPPLRSPRDVQACIEGLLDGTLDMIVTDHAPHSEEEKAKGMELAPFGIVGFETAFPLLYTKFVETGLWTLDFLVKRMTADPARVFRLNTGRLEAGAPADLTMIDLNEEKAVDPARFATKGRNTPFTGWKLKGWPVQTWVDGKSVWNNTLQQ
- the pyrE gene encoding orotate phosphoribosyltransferase; this encodes MIELSQIPNHIASQLLKIKAVALRPQQPFTWTSGIKSPIYCDNRLTMSYPEIRNDIAEAFAAIIRDQYPDAEVIAGTATAGIPHAAWVAQKLNLPMAYIRDKAKGHGKENLIEGLISEGQKVVVIEDLISTGGSSIKAAEAVRAAGATPLAVLAIFSYQLDKGVKAFEEAGIPLQTLSNYTALMDVALAQGTIQESDFALLQSWREDPSSFGK
- a CDS encoding efflux RND transporter periplasmic adaptor subunit; protein product: MFMKWRTADFSSKGAVRKKGKRAAFIVLGAVLAAAMSGCSLLPSESEEEVLPPITPPTISKKPEYEVRTETLEKKVSGSGKMMSQREEKVYFTLDGMHIQELNVKTGDKVKKGQVLAVLDVTSVEKEIRGKRLQIRKSEVQMKETLRKKDEMDPVEFEEATIAFEELRQELADLEEKLGQSTLTAPFGGTVIAVQVEKGAAVKAYDPIATIADTSNLVVAATFAKEDLEKFTSGMKAEVDINGAGKVAGKIKAMPTANASSNNSGNGSGQGEGGSPPPKETLDQYVLVTLAKMPKNVERGTPLTVSIVTQRTENAIVIPVSALRSIGSRTYVQVIENDGSKREVDVEVGQQTSTDVEILKGLTVGQKVVGR
- the carA gene encoding glutamine-hydrolyzing carbamoyl-phosphate synthase small subunit, giving the protein MQGQARLLLEDGTLFTGKAFGAEGETTGEVVFNTGITGYQEVLSDPSYCGQIVTMTYPLIGNYGITRDDFESIRPYVHGFVVRRHEPTPSNWRAEYSVDNLLKEYGIVGISEIDTRMLTRRIRHHGTMKGILTTGSKPVEELLEMMGDTTIEQLRNQVPMTSTEHVYNSPGTAERIVLVDYGAKTGILRELSKRNCDVVVVPHDVTADEIRRLNPDGIQLSNGPGDPKDVPHAVNMISELLGEYPIFGICLGHQLFALAAGADTEKLKFGHRGGNHPVKELESGRCFITSQNHGYTVNEESVKSTDLEVTHINNNDKTIEGLKHKTYPAFSVQYHPEAAPGPYDNSYLFDRFIEMIREHKITNPQKPRQAVLAAAVKGAQ
- a CDS encoding aspartate carbamoyltransferase catalytic subunit, encoding MMITQSALRDRSLLGLKDISRNEIESILNRAAHWEGQKEKLVPILESRFVANMFFENSTRTRFSFEMAEKRLGAQVLNFTAAASSVEKGESIYDTVRTLESMGIDAGVIRLKPAGVLQQLAQKVSVPLVNAGDGNNEHPTQALLDLYTMRKAFGELKGLRVSIIGDILHSRVARSNLWALQKFGADVRFCAPPTMQAPELAQYAPYVGLEEALDADVVMMLRVQLERHQHGLITSAEDYREHYGLTEERASRLKPNTIIMHPAPVNRNVEVDDAVVESKASRIFPQMANGVPIRMAVMERAVKL
- the carB gene encoding carbamoyl-phosphate synthase large subunit gives rise to the protein MPINKDLKKILVIGSGPIVIGQAAEFDYAGTQACQALKEEGVEVVLINSNPATIMTDTNMADKVYIEPITLDFVTQIIRQERPDGLLPTLGGQTGLNMAVELARAGVLERENVKLLGTQLTSIEKAEDRDLFRDLMRELEQPVPESVIVTTLEESLQFAGEIGYPIIVRPAYTLGGTGGGICANEEELRETVAAGLRYSPIGQCLVEKSIAGMKEVEYEVMRDKNDNCIVVCNMENFDPVGVHTGDSIVVAPSQTLSDREYQMLRSASLKIIRALNIEGGCNVQFALDPHSFQYYVIEVNPRVSRSSALASKATGYPIAKMAAKIAMGYTLDEIVNPVTGQTYACFEPTLDYIVSKIPRWPFDKFTSANRKLGTQMKATGEVMAIGRTFEESIHKAVRSLEIGVHRLYLKGAETLDEETLNERLVKADDERMFLIAEAFRRGYTLQQLQDLTKIDWWFLDKIEGMIQFEDRIREEAELTSETLYQAKRLGFTDRAIAELRAEGQPGGSLTAESEVRARREEENLRPVYKMVDTCAAEFEATTPYYYSTYETENEVIPSDKKKVVVLGSGPIRIGQGIEFDYSTVHAVWALQKAGYEAVIINNNPETVSTDFNTSDRLYFEPLFFEDVMNVIEQEQPVGVIVQFGGQTAINLAAPLRNAGVTILGTDLESIDEAEDRKKFERLLSRLEIAQPKGKTVTSVDDAVETAQSLGYPVLVRPSYVLGGRAMEIVYSDAELLTYMEQAVKINPEHPVLIDRYMLGKEVEVDAICDGETVLVPGIMEHIERAGVHSGDSIAVYPPQHLSADLKEKIVEITIKIAKELKTIGLVNIQFVIHEGQVYVIEVNPRSSRTVPFLSKVTNIPMANLATQAILGVKLKDLGYVDGLWPETDHVSVKVPVFSFAKLRRVEPTLGPEMKSTGEVMGRDPNYAKALFKGLIGAGMKIPATGAIVVTVADKDKDEAVPLLEGFYRLGYKIMATGGTAAALQAANIPVTVVNKLSEGSPNILDMIRSGEANFVFNTLTKGKTPQRDGFRIRREAVENGVVCMTSLDTIRALLIMLQTINFSSEAMPAFV
- a CDS encoding ABC transporter ATP-binding protein, whose product is MKKLFSRKRTAKSQSGDEREQEQPKLEKRAALEEPSYITEPEPLSAEALTPDEVSAMEESAAAAAIEETPQKTKDKPRKELLPPYDGPVLEVRNVHRSFQTGSRIIHVLKGIDMEVKPQQLVMLKGRSGSGKTTLLNMLGGLDQPSSGEILFSGQPLQDWGDQRRTALRRREIGFIFQAYALMPLLSAWENVELSLRMADVPRSEWKERVGHCLDLVGLTKRVKHRPFEMSGGSRRVAIAKAIAHRPRLLLADEPTAELDSKMGAQVMAVFRNIIEVEQVTICMTTHDPTILEVADHVYEMADGRFLK